Proteins encoded together in one Lathyrus oleraceus cultivar Zhongwan6 chromosome 5, CAAS_Psat_ZW6_1.0, whole genome shotgun sequence window:
- the LOC127079678 gene encoding uncharacterized protein LOC127079678, with the protein MSRVRNVLRGFGVKNYIFMFAVVPMLIFGIYMHGQKITYFLRPLWEKPPKPFNLIRHYYNDNVTMENLCRLHGWGVRDSPRRVYDAVLFSNELEILTLRWKELYPYVAEFVILESNSTFTGIPKPLVFKRYREKFNFIEQRLTYGTIGGRFKKRENPFVEEAFQRVALDHLLKIAGITDDDLLIMSDVDEIPSAHTINLLRWCDEIPAILHLQLKNYLYSFEFHLDDKSWRASVHRYESGKTRYAHYRQSDNMLADAGWHCSFCFRRISDFIFKMKAYSHYDRVRFSHYLNPERIQKVICEGADLFDMLPEEYTFRDIIGKMGPIAHSYSAVHLPAFLLENAEKYKFLLPGNCMRER; encoded by the coding sequence ATGTCAAGAGTCCGCAATGTTTTGCGTGGCTTCGGTGTGAAAAACTACATATTCATGTTCGCCGTTGTTCCAATGTTGATCTTTGGAATCTATATGCATGGACAGAAAATCACCTACTTTCTTCGACCATTATGGGAGAAACCACCTAAACCTTTCAATCTCATTCGTCATTACTATAACGACAATGTTACCATGGAGAATCTCTGTCGACTTCATGGTTGGGGAGTTCGCGACAGTCCAAGACGTGTTTATGATGCTGTGTTGTTCAGTAATGAGTTAGAAATCCTTACCTTGCGTTGGAAGGAATTGTACCCCTATGTAGCCGAATTTGTGATCCTTGAATCAAACTCTACATTTACTGGAATTCCCAAGCCTCTGGTTTTCAAAAGATATAGGGAGAAATTCAACTTTATCGAGCAGCGGTTAACCTACGGGACGATTGGTGGGAGATTTAAGAAAAGAGAAAACCCGTTTGTTGAGGAAGCATTTCAGCGCGTAGCTTTGGATCATCTTCTTAAGATTGCTGGTATTACAGATGATGATTTATTGATTATGTCTGATGTTGATGAGATACCAAGTGCTCATACTATTAATCTCTTACGATGGTGCGATGAAATACCAGCAATCCTGCATCTGCAACTGAAGAATTATCTGTATTCGTTCGAGTTTCACTTGGATGATAAGAGTTGGAGGGCTTCAGTTCATAGGTATGAGTCTGGTAAGACACGATATGCACATTATCGACAGTCTGATAACATGTTAGCAGATGCTGGTTGGCATTGTAGCTTTTGTTTTCGTCGAATAagtgattttatttttaagaTGAAAGCTTATAGTCATTATGATAGAGTTAGATTCTCTCATTATTTAAATCCTGAGAGAATTCAGAAAGTAATATGTGAAGGAGCTGATTTATTTGATATGTTGCCTGAAGAGTACACTTTCAGGGACATTATTGGTAAAATGGGTCCTATAGCTCATTCATATTCTGCAGTTCATCTTCCTGCTTTCCTTCTGGAAAATGCAGAGAAGTATAAATTTCTCTTACCTGGAAATTGCATGAGAGAGAGATGA